One region of Acidobacteriota bacterium genomic DNA includes:
- a CDS encoding response regulator: protein MGLFDQIRSITHQMSTMLDDAKARREIDRYEQELRTNPNSVHALQELSALYQEIGENNKAAEILARAADIHRQRQSIDLALGLLRQAERLATKEQRPAIIRPLVEIYTQLKRYDEAAQHIRQALDSFITNQQRTEAVAFIESLPPLGKKDQLYRGEFMEMMRVGPEGKSVESSGSWVLDKAALPSQGMFPKVSDKFPEQTLLIVDDDSEMLQVLTTLFIPFDCKIITAANGEEALAKAIEQKPTLIVSDLIMPRMDGCEFFTALRQHPTLSEVPFVCMSSRGQEEERLAALAQGVEEYWVKPFVLPELLFKMRNLLKRLRPPADLSGRLSEMSVVELLQFLDSKKNTGILTLRSKPYKAWVYISDGQVINAILDSIQGRMVIYKAVYWLTGDFEFRSCQVTASDTIELPTQTLVVEAIRRYQQAQQIMDTFPDQSLVFKSTIELQQLTTTEPELAAHFNYLMAVFNGQRTLQDCLAILTGDLEALVLAQSLIKQNYLIPLSSG from the coding sequence ATGGGACTGTTCGACCAAATTCGCTCGATCACGCACCAGATGTCCACGATGCTGGACGACGCCAAAGCCCGGCGTGAAATTGACCGCTACGAACAAGAACTCCGCACCAATCCCAACAGCGTCCACGCCCTCCAGGAACTCAGTGCCCTGTATCAGGAAATTGGCGAGAATAATAAAGCCGCCGAAATCCTGGCCCGGGCGGCAGACATCCACCGCCAGCGCCAATCCATTGATCTCGCCCTGGGCCTGCTGCGACAGGCGGAACGCCTTGCGACCAAAGAGCAGCGTCCAGCCATTATTCGCCCGCTGGTTGAGATCTATACCCAGTTGAAACGCTATGATGAAGCCGCCCAACATATTCGGCAGGCACTTGATTCCTTCATCACCAACCAGCAGCGAACCGAAGCGGTAGCCTTTATTGAAAGCCTGCCGCCACTTGGGAAAAAAGATCAATTATACCGTGGCGAGTTTATGGAGATGATGCGGGTTGGGCCGGAAGGCAAATCCGTTGAATCATCCGGGTCCTGGGTGCTTGATAAAGCAGCCTTGCCCAGCCAGGGGATGTTTCCGAAAGTCAGCGACAAATTTCCTGAACAAACCCTTCTGATTGTTGACGACGACTCGGAAATGCTCCAGGTCTTAACCACTCTTTTCATTCCATTTGACTGTAAAATCATCACGGCGGCCAATGGCGAAGAAGCACTGGCCAAAGCGATTGAACAGAAGCCAACCCTGATTGTTTCGGACTTGATTATGCCGCGCATGGATGGGTGTGAGTTCTTTACCGCCTTGCGGCAACACCCAACCCTGAGCGAAGTTCCGTTTGTTTGCATGTCTTCGCGTGGCCAGGAAGAAGAACGACTGGCGGCCCTGGCTCAGGGAGTCGAGGAATACTGGGTCAAGCCGTTTGTATTGCCTGAACTGCTCTTCAAAATGCGGAATCTGTTGAAGCGGCTGCGCCCACCCGCCGATTTATCAGGACGGCTTTCGGAAATGAGCGTGGTTGAACTCCTGCAATTCCTTGATTCAAAAAAGAATACCGGTATTTTGACACTTCGCTCAAAACCATATAAAGCCTGGGTGTATATCAGCGATGGTCAGGTTATCAACGCGATCCTGGACTCGATTCAAGGGCGGATGGTCATTTATAAAGCGGTGTACTGGTTGACTGGCGATTTTGAATTTCGATCCTGTCAGGTGACAGCCAGCGACACCATTGAACTCCCGACCCAGACGCTGGTCGTTGAAGCCATCCGTCGCTATCAACAGGCCCAGCAAATTATGGATACCTTTCCAGATCAGTCGCTGGTGTTTAAATCCACAATTGAACTCCAACAACTGACCACGACCGAACCGGAACTGGCGGCCCATTTTAATTATTTAATGGCCGTGTTTAATGGTCAGCGTACGTTGCAGGACTGCCTGGCGATTCTAACCGGAGACCTGGAGGCACTGGTGCTGGCCCAATCCCTCATCAAGCAGAATTACCTGATTCCCTTATCTTCCGGGTGA
- a CDS encoding Hsp20/alpha crystallin family protein, which yields MSRALACTPASAVPAFSNQLLNRWLQDSFTRFESPSLSQTQGPAVIVYETAEAFVVQAELPGWLPNQVTVDFENQTLTLKGNRELPNDDTRKYHRVEGFFGQFTRSFKIPSTIDVDTVKADLKEGVLTITLPKKESVRSRQITIEAN from the coding sequence ATGTCCCGAGCACTTGCATGCACCCCAGCTTCAGCCGTACCAGCTTTTTCAAATCAACTGCTCAATCGCTGGCTGCAGGATTCCTTCACACGGTTTGAATCTCCATCCCTGAGCCAGACCCAGGGTCCAGCCGTGATTGTGTATGAGACCGCCGAAGCCTTCGTGGTTCAGGCTGAATTGCCAGGTTGGTTGCCAAACCAGGTCACCGTAGACTTTGAAAACCAGACGCTGACCCTCAAGGGAAACCGCGAACTGCCCAATGACGACACCCGCAAATATCATCGAGTCGAAGGGTTCTTTGGCCAATTTACCCGCTCATTCAAAATTCCGAGCACCATTGACGTTGATACCGTCAAGGCGGATTTGAAGGAAGGTGTATTGACAATTACCCTGCCGAAGAAAGAAAGCGTGCGTTCGCGCCAGATTACAATTGAAGCCAACTAA
- the fusA gene encoding elongation factor G: protein MKVYTTQQIRNIGLAGHGHSGKTSLAAAMLFTAGAVSRLGRVDDGSAPTDFDDIEIGHKVSMYSALAYLEWHDHKVNVIDTPGANAFILDARATLRAADTALVVVDANQGVGVGTEKAWAYADEFQIPKMIFINKLDKDQSNFDECFQSIKQDLSPHAIPFQIPIGAEKNFQGLIDLISMRAFLFEKDGSGKFKESDIPADLQDDAQVAREALIEKAAEMDDDLMEQFFSEGTLTDDELLKGIRLGVASRAMVPVFVGSAYLNIGIQNLLNALVKFAPSPDVLGEAKGTAPDEPETEITRRIDAKEPFSALVFKTLIDQFNRITLCKIYSGVLKSDSTVFNITRNTMEKLGSVQAVLGKNLEKLPEAHAGDIVALTKLRETVTGDTFCDKAAPIVYTPVVLPEPAIAFALEPKSRTDEDKLSTAIAKILEQDQALRYLRDPQTKEFLLAGSGQLHVEMTVERLKKRYGVDVILHQPKVAYRETFKGSVQVQGRHKKQTGGRGQFGDCVCIFSPAERGEGFKFIDKIFGGSVPANFRPAIEKGIIEAAATGALAGYPMVDFQVELIDGSYHTVDSDEMSFKLAGRKAFRAAMEKVKMVLLEPVMRVEVTAPSEFYGDLIADMNTRRGRIENTETKGSQVVLKSFVPLSEMLNYMPRLNSITGARGSYTMEFLRYDESPASVVQKVVAEAQAAGRLKVEEE, encoded by the coding sequence ATGAAAGTCTATACCACACAACAGATTCGCAATATTGGACTGGCAGGACACGGCCACTCTGGCAAAACGTCGCTGGCAGCGGCCATGCTGTTTACCGCCGGTGCCGTTTCCCGACTTGGACGGGTTGATGATGGTTCAGCTCCAACTGATTTCGATGACATTGAAATTGGTCACAAAGTCTCGATGTATTCAGCACTGGCCTACCTGGAATGGCACGACCACAAGGTCAATGTGATTGATACTCCAGGAGCAAACGCATTTATTCTGGATGCCCGCGCCACCTTGCGCGCCGCTGATACCGCCCTGGTCGTGGTGGATGCCAACCAGGGAGTTGGTGTCGGAACGGAAAAAGCCTGGGCCTACGCCGATGAATTTCAAATCCCGAAAATGATCTTTATCAACAAGCTCGATAAGGATCAGTCAAACTTTGACGAGTGCTTCCAATCCATTAAACAGGACCTTTCGCCACATGCCATTCCATTTCAAATTCCGATTGGCGCTGAGAAAAATTTCCAGGGATTGATTGACCTGATTTCAATGCGGGCCTTTTTGTTTGAAAAAGATGGGAGCGGAAAATTTAAAGAAAGCGACATTCCGGCTGATTTGCAGGATGACGCCCAGGTGGCTCGCGAAGCCCTGATTGAAAAAGCGGCTGAAATGGATGATGACTTGATGGAGCAATTTTTCTCGGAGGGCACGCTCACGGATGACGAATTGCTCAAAGGGATTCGACTTGGTGTGGCCAGCCGGGCGATGGTGCCGGTGTTTGTCGGCTCCGCCTACCTCAATATCGGAATCCAAAACCTGCTCAATGCGCTGGTGAAATTTGCCCCAAGCCCAGATGTGCTCGGTGAAGCCAAAGGGACCGCGCCGGATGAACCGGAAACAGAAATCACCCGCCGAATTGACGCCAAAGAACCTTTCTCAGCCCTCGTCTTTAAGACGCTTATTGATCAATTCAACCGCATTACTCTCTGCAAAATTTATTCCGGAGTGCTGAAAAGTGATTCAACCGTGTTTAACATTACCCGCAACACGATGGAAAAACTGGGGTCGGTTCAGGCGGTACTCGGCAAAAATTTGGAAAAACTCCCCGAAGCCCACGCGGGCGATATCGTGGCGCTGACCAAACTCAGGGAAACTGTCACCGGCGACACCTTCTGTGACAAAGCCGCACCGATTGTGTATACCCCGGTGGTGTTGCCAGAACCCGCCATTGCGTTTGCGCTCGAACCAAAGTCCCGTACCGATGAAGACAAACTTTCCACCGCCATTGCCAAAATTTTGGAGCAAGACCAGGCGCTCCGATATTTGCGAGATCCTCAAACCAAGGAATTCTTGCTGGCTGGAAGCGGTCAATTGCACGTTGAAATGACAGTTGAACGCCTCAAGAAACGCTATGGCGTTGATGTCATCCTGCATCAGCCGAAAGTGGCCTACCGCGAGACCTTTAAAGGCTCGGTTCAGGTTCAGGGCCGCCATAAGAAACAAACTGGCGGGCGCGGTCAGTTTGGCGATTGTGTCTGTATTTTCTCGCCAGCCGAACGCGGTGAAGGCTTTAAGTTTATTGATAAAATCTTTGGCGGATCGGTTCCAGCCAACTTCCGACCAGCGATTGAAAAAGGCATTATCGAAGCGGCAGCCACGGGCGCCCTGGCCGGGTATCCGATGGTTGACTTTCAGGTTGAGCTGATTGACGGGTCCTATCACACGGTGGACTCAGACGAAATGTCATTTAAACTCGCTGGACGCAAAGCGTTTCGGGCAGCCATGGAAAAAGTCAAAATGGTGCTGCTAGAGCCAGTGATGCGGGTTGAAGTCACGGCCCCGAGTGAGTTTTACGGCGACCTGATTGCCGATATGAACACTCGCCGCGGACGCATTGAAAATACCGAAACCAAAGGCTCACAAGTTGTGCTGAAATCCTTTGTCCCACTCTCGGAAATGCTCAATTACATGCCCCGCTTAAATTCAATCACTGGCGCTCGTGGAAGCTACACGATGGAATTTTTGCGCTATGACGAATCTCCAGCCTCGGTGGTCCAGAAAGTTGTGGCCGAAGCTCAGGCCGCTGGACGTCTGAAGGTTGAGGAAGAATGA
- a CDS encoding prepilin peptidase — protein MLLSYWSDLQLVPMWFWGTFAFIFGLCIGSFLNVVIYRVPRGESIVWGKTQGRSFCPECHAIIAGYDNIPLLSYLLLGGKCRQCKALISIQYPLVEFLTGLLFVGALYRFGLTPHLAANLFFIGAIIALIFIDYFTHLLPDAITLPGTVVSLVVRAFVLNFIGVEYLRDFALLAGIPFTATGRTASIINALVGMAIGGGTLWLIGVGYFRLRTFRMDSVERLSTFLIEECVPETFVRLTIRRQNRISHVIIEAGDFTEYPPELQEELHFKRHETGSPELQVTSLSGVVAETESGGVKITEIPDSSLAKEYQLQTGDIILRASREGMGLGDVKMMLFVGAFLGSELTFLTMLLGALIGMVITGLRLIRQGRSALDTIVPFGVLLGIGALVALFYGHLMVNKYMEYALNYLSR, from the coding sequence ATGCTTCTTTCCTACTGGTCAGATCTCCAACTGGTGCCCATGTGGTTTTGGGGTACCTTTGCTTTCATTTTCGGGCTGTGTATCGGCAGTTTCTTAAATGTCGTCATCTATCGTGTCCCACGTGGAGAATCCATTGTCTGGGGCAAAACGCAGGGACGATCTTTTTGCCCGGAATGCCACGCCATTATCGCGGGCTATGACAATATCCCGCTCCTCAGTTATCTCTTGCTGGGTGGGAAGTGCCGTCAATGTAAAGCGCTGATTTCCATCCAATATCCACTGGTTGAATTCTTAACTGGCCTGCTGTTTGTCGGAGCACTCTATCGGTTTGGGCTCACACCACATCTGGCGGCCAACTTGTTTTTCATCGGTGCGATCATTGCCCTGATCTTCATTGACTACTTTACACACCTCTTGCCGGATGCCATCACGCTTCCAGGCACGGTGGTGTCTCTGGTGGTACGTGCGTTTGTCTTGAATTTTATTGGCGTGGAGTATCTGCGGGACTTCGCGCTGCTGGCTGGAATTCCATTTACCGCCACTGGACGCACCGCCTCGATCATCAATGCCCTGGTTGGGATGGCAATTGGCGGCGGCACACTCTGGCTGATTGGTGTTGGTTATTTCCGATTGCGAACGTTTCGAATGGATTCGGTTGAGCGCCTGAGCACGTTTCTGATTGAAGAATGCGTCCCGGAAACCTTTGTCCGGCTCACCATCCGCCGTCAGAACCGAATCAGCCATGTGATCATTGAAGCCGGTGACTTTACCGAATACCCACCGGAACTCCAGGAAGAACTCCACTTTAAGCGGCATGAAACCGGCTCTCCCGAGTTGCAGGTGACATCGCTTTCCGGTGTGGTCGCGGAAACGGAGTCCGGCGGTGTCAAAATTACTGAAATTCCGGATTCCTCCCTCGCCAAAGAATATCAACTCCAGACCGGAGACATCATTCTCCGGGCTTCACGCGAAGGCATGGGATTGGGCGACGTCAAAATGATGCTCTTCGTTGGCGCCTTTTTAGGTTCTGAATTGACCTTTTTGACCATGCTGCTGGGCGCACTGATCGGCATGGTCATTACCGGGCTCAGATTGATTCGTCAGGGGCGTTCCGCGCTTGATACGATTGTCCCCTTTGGTGTTTTACTCGGCATTGGGGCACTGGTGGCTCTGTTCTATGGCCACCTGATGGTCAACAAATACATGGAGTATGCCTTGAATTACCTGAGCCGCTAG
- a CDS encoding PAS domain-containing protein: MSRQPPRWIAILFPLLLLGLLIGVNLAGLWANHQLREAFVAEREHRYKAETQIIALRLQFLIQKYGPSAITPASLVELLHRQHLTALLVISQPSGIVAQANTTPPTTSPTAPPSSANASQVLRYPLVDTEGRIWGQAEFTIAPDRMNVAQLASRAIFEIPLWLVSSLLVFWIAKQALSFLRQPSELEDPSLLTDTSEVRFVMEGYQQMIDRLQVKGKELERQREAERVRAESSERFSDRLVVSIPDALIVVSIDGLVSITNLEARRLFVKVDGGLPLPEPKPTSVPFQDFFAGAPAIATLVAEGLRTGETQRSTEVSAELGGKRHYLEASVSPIPGRAGTWQGVLCLVSDKTEIVELRHGLQLKETLASLGEMAAGIAHEFKNSLATISGFAQMIETDTDAGLARPARALRTEVTHLTQVVTDFLSFARPQDTQFHPVDLQELLDACCDRLRPEAEKRQVQIVLTGKFPTVAGDATLLGRAFLNLIQNGIEAIPDEAVFREVRITSDPIDPGDEAVQFCRITITDTGSGIPASDLASVFIPFFTTKSRGYGIGLAIVQKVFVGHNGRVEVASQPGHSTTFTCYLPCNRNLSSQ; this comes from the coding sequence ATGAGCCGTCAGCCACCGCGATGGATTGCGATTTTATTTCCGCTGCTCCTTCTTGGGTTGCTGATTGGTGTCAATCTGGCTGGACTTTGGGCCAATCATCAGTTGCGCGAAGCATTTGTCGCTGAACGCGAGCACCGCTACAAAGCCGAAACCCAGATCATTGCCCTGCGATTGCAGTTTTTGATTCAGAAATATGGCCCGTCCGCCATCACGCCAGCCAGTTTGGTCGAATTGCTACATCGTCAACACCTCACTGCCCTTCTGGTTATTTCACAGCCATCCGGGATCGTGGCGCAGGCCAATACAACCCCTCCAACCACATCACCCACGGCACCACCTTCCTCGGCAAACGCCTCTCAGGTTTTGCGCTATCCACTGGTTGATACCGAAGGTCGGATCTGGGGGCAGGCTGAATTTACCATTGCACCTGATCGAATGAATGTTGCCCAACTGGCCTCCAGGGCGATTTTTGAAATCCCGCTCTGGCTGGTCAGCAGTTTACTTGTGTTCTGGATTGCCAAACAGGCACTTAGTTTTTTGCGCCAGCCTTCTGAACTCGAAGACCCTTCCCTGCTGACCGACACTTCTGAAGTCCGATTTGTGATGGAAGGCTATCAGCAAATGATTGACCGGCTTCAGGTAAAAGGGAAAGAGCTAGAACGTCAGCGTGAAGCGGAACGTGTGCGGGCCGAATCAAGTGAACGCTTCAGCGACCGCCTGGTGGTCAGTATCCCCGATGCCCTGATTGTGGTTTCAATTGACGGCCTGGTTTCGATCACCAACCTTGAAGCCCGGCGACTGTTTGTAAAAGTTGACGGAGGGTTGCCGCTCCCGGAACCCAAACCTACCTCGGTCCCATTTCAGGATTTCTTTGCCGGAGCACCTGCCATTGCAACGTTGGTGGCGGAAGGGTTGCGCACCGGAGAAACCCAGCGTTCAACTGAGGTGAGTGCGGAACTGGGTGGGAAACGGCATTACCTTGAAGCCAGCGTTTCGCCGATTCCAGGTCGGGCCGGCACCTGGCAGGGGGTGTTATGCCTGGTAAGTGACAAAACCGAAATCGTCGAACTCCGCCACGGACTACAACTTAAAGAAACGCTGGCGAGCCTGGGAGAAATGGCTGCCGGGATTGCCCATGAGTTTAAGAACTCGCTGGCCACGATTTCCGGATTTGCGCAAATGATTGAAACTGATACCGATGCAGGATTGGCCCGGCCCGCCCGGGCACTTCGGACCGAAGTCACTCATCTCACCCAGGTGGTGACGGATTTCCTGTCTTTTGCCCGTCCTCAAGATACCCAGTTTCATCCGGTGGACCTGCAGGAACTCCTTGATGCCTGCTGTGATCGGCTTCGACCAGAAGCCGAAAAACGGCAGGTCCAGATTGTACTCACTGGGAAATTTCCCACTGTCGCGGGTGATGCCACACTGCTTGGTCGGGCATTTCTCAATTTGATCCAAAATGGCATCGAAGCCATTCCCGACGAAGCAGTTTTTCGGGAGGTCCGCATCACGAGCGACCCGATTGACCCAGGCGACGAAGCAGTCCAATTTTGCCGAATTACCATCACGGATACCGGCTCTGGGATTCCGGCTTCCGATTTGGCCAGCGTATTTATTCCCTTTTTCACAACCAAATCGCGTGGATACGGCATTGGACTGGCTATTGTGCAAAAAGTGTTTGTAGGTCACAATGGACGGGTTGAAGTCGCCAGCCAGCCAGGGCACAGCACCACCTTCACGTGCTATTTGCCCTGCAATCGAAATCTTTCAAGTCAGTAG
- a CDS encoding sigma-54-dependent Fis family transcriptional regulator: MADILVVEDKDSLREMLCMTLERAGYSVAEAGDAARARRALQDQLPQLVLTDLRMPHGGGLEVLRITKTLDPDLPVIILTAYGSIDEAVQAMKDGALDFLQKPVDSEHLLLVVGRAIEAQRLQREAILLREEYSKRYGFPRIVGDSLVMQQVSKQIQQVATTSTTVLLLGESGTGKELFARAVHHLSPRANRPFIALNCAAIPETLIENELFGHERGAYTGADSRRAGKFELAQGGTIFLDEIGELPLAVQSKLLRVIEERTITRIGGSAEIAVDVRIVTATNRDLNQAVADKTFREDLFFRLSIFPVRIPSLRERRSDIPQLAESFAQHYGREIRRSTIKISDEAMRSMVAYDWPGNVRELKSCIERACILCNGKVIEARDCSLFTPSQQKSRTDRFLEGIDFGGTLSEVTDRVTRMVEKRKIELTLEETSFNKTRTAELLGISLKTLASRMKDLAIE; this comes from the coding sequence ATGGCTGATATTCTGGTTGTTGAAGACAAAGATTCCCTCCGTGAAATGCTGTGTATGACGCTTGAACGGGCCGGGTACAGCGTTGCCGAAGCTGGCGACGCTGCCCGCGCCCGTCGTGCGTTACAAGATCAGCTCCCCCAACTGGTCCTGACTGACCTGCGCATGCCGCACGGTGGTGGACTGGAAGTTTTGCGGATCACTAAAACGCTCGACCCAGACCTCCCAGTAATTATTCTGACGGCGTATGGCTCAATTGATGAAGCCGTCCAGGCCATGAAAGACGGGGCGCTTGACTTCCTGCAAAAACCCGTTGATTCCGAACATTTACTCCTGGTGGTTGGGCGTGCGATTGAAGCCCAGCGATTGCAACGTGAAGCCATCTTACTCCGTGAGGAATATTCAAAACGCTATGGCTTTCCGCGGATTGTGGGCGATTCACTCGTCATGCAACAGGTCAGCAAGCAAATTCAGCAGGTAGCCACAACCAGCACCACCGTGCTCCTGCTTGGCGAGTCAGGCACCGGCAAGGAACTGTTTGCCCGGGCGGTTCATCACCTCAGCCCGCGTGCCAACCGGCCCTTTATCGCCCTTAACTGTGCGGCAATTCCTGAAACCTTGATTGAAAACGAACTCTTTGGCCACGAGAGAGGTGCCTACACGGGTGCTGACAGCCGCCGGGCTGGAAAGTTTGAACTGGCTCAGGGTGGGACTATTTTTCTGGATGAAATTGGTGAATTGCCGCTGGCCGTCCAGTCAAAACTCCTGCGCGTGATTGAAGAACGCACCATTACCCGGATCGGCGGAAGCGCTGAAATTGCAGTTGATGTCCGCATTGTCACCGCCACCAACCGCGATCTGAATCAAGCAGTTGCAGACAAGACGTTTCGTGAAGATTTGTTCTTTCGGCTCTCAATTTTTCCGGTGCGGATTCCTTCCCTGCGGGAACGCCGGTCTGATATTCCACAACTGGCCGAAAGCTTTGCCCAACACTATGGTCGCGAGATTCGCCGGAGCACCATCAAAATTTCGGACGAGGCGATGCGTTCGATGGTCGCTTACGACTGGCCAGGCAATGTCCGCGAACTCAAAAGCTGTATCGAACGTGCCTGTATTCTGTGCAATGGAAAAGTGATCGAAGCCAGAGATTGTTCGCTCTTTACACCCTCGCAGCAAAAGAGTCGCACAGATCGGTTTTTGGAAGGCATTGACTTTGGTGGGACGCTTTCTGAAGTCACCGACCGGGTTACCCGGATGGTCGAAAAGCGCAAAATTGAACTGACGCTCGAAGAAACCAGCTTTAATAAAACCCGGACGGCTGAGCTGCTCGGCATCAGCCTGAAAACTCTGGCGTCGCGAATGAAAGACTTGGCGATTGAGTAA
- a CDS encoding site-specific DNA-methyltransferase, giving the protein MWTTLSNPTLKRLARLKPESQRAVVVNTKFDPRAKQTGEPPVAYELTEATRQALTELARAVEIGGFLLVYGLPHELPLYGMFLSELKDERCSLVFKYWIALDLDDAPRRETLQPSHVGLLLFHKCKSEGKTPTRFQLNTATVRVPHAFCAACGLNLKDWGGKKHLMNPLGTAMSDIWRDLPKHKLTSHLLPESVLERIAALVHKPKAKLLHVIEGQSGIASSLLLKTKTDPIAVPTSEWQTLTTLEPNQVYQGDCVSFLNRVAELYPEGIFDLVFADPPYNLNKPYGECDDGLAEREYLDWCQAWLDGLIRTLKPGGALLTLNLPKWAMYQAAFLNERLEFRHWIVWDALSEPRGKLMPAHYALLYYTKTGGKGTVNYSPLGKEPKPGAVMAPNAPIYCLRPKCVRSRTIDGNDTRVELSDVWSDIQRIRHKRHRDAHPCQLPEKLMERVIQLTTKPGGLVFDPFSGAGTTALAARKLGRNFVMLDLDPTYVELTRRNLALMEAQAQTAGVLEVPRARITKPKLNGSKKEVEMRLQSLARQLGRVPLEEDIAAHHPTLLETIDGLYPNRSAAIKRSRVALVE; this is encoded by the coding sequence ATGTGGACCACGCTTTCCAATCCGACACTCAAACGACTTGCCAGACTCAAACCCGAAAGCCAGCGGGCGGTGGTGGTCAATACCAAATTTGATCCGCGTGCCAAACAAACCGGCGAACCGCCCGTCGCTTACGAATTGACCGAAGCCACCAGACAGGCGTTGACCGAACTGGCCCGCGCGGTCGAAATTGGCGGATTTCTGCTCGTGTATGGCCTGCCGCACGAATTGCCGTTGTATGGCATGTTTCTGTCTGAGCTGAAGGATGAGCGGTGTTCGCTGGTATTCAAGTACTGGATTGCGCTTGATCTGGATGACGCGCCACGCCGTGAAACGCTTCAGCCATCACATGTAGGCTTGCTTTTGTTTCATAAATGCAAATCTGAAGGAAAAACACCAACGCGGTTTCAGCTCAACACGGCGACGGTTCGGGTTCCTCATGCCTTCTGTGCGGCCTGTGGGTTGAACCTGAAAGATTGGGGTGGCAAAAAGCACCTCATGAATCCGCTTGGGACGGCGATGTCCGATATCTGGCGTGATCTGCCAAAACACAAATTAACCAGCCACTTGCTGCCGGAATCGGTGCTGGAACGCATTGCCGCACTGGTTCACAAACCAAAAGCCAAACTCTTGCACGTCATCGAAGGGCAGTCGGGCATCGCCTCTTCGCTCTTGTTGAAAACAAAGACGGATCCGATTGCGGTTCCAACTTCTGAATGGCAAACCCTCACCACACTCGAACCCAATCAGGTCTATCAGGGTGATTGCGTGTCGTTCCTCAATCGTGTGGCGGAGTTGTATCCGGAAGGTATTTTCGATCTGGTCTTTGCCGACCCGCCTTACAATTTGAACAAGCCCTATGGCGAATGTGACGACGGTCTGGCTGAGCGTGAGTACCTTGACTGGTGCCAGGCGTGGCTTGACGGACTCATCCGAACGCTCAAACCGGGCGGGGCGCTCCTGACGCTCAATTTACCCAAATGGGCGATGTATCAGGCGGCATTTCTGAATGAACGGCTTGAGTTCCGGCACTGGATTGTGTGGGATGCCCTCTCTGAACCACGCGGCAAGCTGATGCCGGCCCATTATGCGTTGCTGTACTACACCAAAACTGGCGGGAAGGGCACCGTCAACTATTCGCCGTTGGGCAAAGAGCCAAAACCTGGCGCCGTGATGGCGCCAAATGCACCAATCTATTGTTTGCGACCCAAATGCGTGCGCAGCCGAACCATAGACGGTAATGACACCCGTGTTGAACTGTCTGATGTGTGGAGCGATATTCAACGCATCCGGCACAAGCGCCATCGGGATGCACACCCCTGCCAGCTTCCGGAAAAACTCATGGAGCGAGTCATCCAATTGACGACCAAACCCGGCGGACTGGTGTTTGATCCATTTAGCGGTGCCGGGACAACCGCGCTGGCTGCGCGAAAGCTGGGGCGAAATTTTGTGATGCTTGATCTGGATCCAACTTATGTGGAACTGACCCGCCGCAATCTGGCCTTGATGGAAGCCCAGGCTCAAACGGCTGGTGTGCTTGAAGTTCCACGGGCGCGCATTACGAAACCAAAGTTGAATGGCTCAAAGAAAGAAGTTGAAATGCGGTTGCAATCGCTGGCACGCCAGCTTGGACGGGTTCCGCTTGAAGAAGACATTGCGGCCCATCATCCGACGCTGCTTGAAACGATTGACGGGCTGTATCCAAACCGTTCGGCAGCCATTAAGCGCAGTCGGGTGGCGTTGGTGGAATAG
- a CDS encoding XisI protein has translation MDSKLTRYQQLLKTIVSRQSQVISSDPNCELLPVCDLENNQFLVIDTGWNVAGRVHNLVFHARIKNDKIWIEWDGFENGVTQELLDAGVPHQDIVLGFYRPERRKLTDFAVA, from the coding sequence ATGGATTCAAAGCTAACCCGCTATCAGCAACTTCTCAAAACCATCGTTTCCCGGCAATCCCAGGTGATTTCGAGCGACCCGAATTGTGAATTGCTCCCGGTGTGTGATTTGGAAAACAACCAGTTTTTGGTGATTGATACCGGATGGAACGTCGCTGGGAGAGTCCATAACCTTGTGTTCCACGCTCGAATCAAGAACGACAAAATCTGGATTGAATGGGACGGCTTTGAAAATGGAGTTACCCAAGAACTGCTTGATGCTGGGGTTCCACATCAAGACATTGTTTTAGGGTTTTATCGTCCCGAGCGGCGTAAACTGACTGATTTTGCTGTTGCCTGA